A genomic segment from Chitinophaga flava encodes:
- a CDS encoding glucosaminidase domain-containing protein: MSKFTTFLKRSICVSAVLLLLMLSNVGYAQQSTSNYLKKYKPVSVELMQETGVPASVILGVAMLESGVGTSRNAKLLNNHFGIVGKNNLSKTAPGTKSRYKQYASAVASYEHFVEVLARKKWFSQLKGNPEFAVWLKHMNHSGYSSAGHEWIRKVTNIINRYKLYKLDEGMDSVARGATWLTVGMPPVTDDR, translated from the coding sequence ATGAGTAAATTTACAACATTCCTCAAACGGTCTATATGCGTAAGTGCGGTGCTTTTATTGCTGATGCTCAGTAATGTTGGATATGCTCAACAGTCCACGAGTAACTATCTGAAAAAATACAAACCGGTATCTGTAGAGCTTATGCAGGAAACCGGTGTTCCAGCAAGTGTTATCCTTGGGGTAGCCATGCTCGAATCCGGTGTAGGTACCAGTAGAAATGCCAAATTGTTGAATAACCACTTTGGTATTGTAGGTAAAAACAATCTTTCGAAGACTGCCCCTGGTACAAAATCCAGGTATAAGCAATATGCTTCTGCGGTAGCTTCTTATGAACACTTCGTTGAAGTGCTTGCCAGAAAAAAATGGTTTAGCCAGCTGAAAGGTAACCCCGAATTTGCGGTTTGGCTGAAACACATGAACCATAGCGGTTATTCTTCCGCTGGTCATGAATGGATCAGAAAAGTAACAAACATTATTAACCGTTATAAACTATATAAACTGGACGAAGGAATGGATAGCGTGGCGCGGGGAGCTACCTGGTTGACCGTAGGCATGCCGCCAGTTACCGACGACCGGTGA
- a CDS encoding GDSL-type esterase/lipase family protein, producing MSGENKSAYPFYIIVGSLVCLVILSQLNFSLSFKDFQFRRLDMLSELRSSNPEKKELTAGKNSSKLSHSDTAAAATGNTPASTVVNPDVSYDFMAYKGILNYPTPGEGSVDNAGISRFLTALKELKAGKRKKVRIAYFGDSMIEGDLITSDLRDSLQTFFGGAGVGFVPITSVVASYRTTITHTFSGNWKDYHYKNSPPANISLGLSGHTFYPGGDSWIKYTPVKKPRLDKFDEISVLYGPSEAGTININDKAYTLSGNAPVNRLDLRQDTGAPSLTIKYGGGPTVPFYGVCFETERGVYVDNFSFRGISGVELGHLSADMVRRMQQERPYDLIVLHYGANVLFRPELTDYSWYERPMKKVVDSLRRDLPGTSFLIVGTADKSYKKGDRYITAPGVEALLKVQHDLASEYGTAYWNLYAAMGGQGSMVKWVEGDTVLANKDYTHLNRQGASKVGALLYKAIMNDYRHGE from the coding sequence ATGTCTGGCGAAAATAAGTCTGCCTATCCTTTTTACATTATTGTAGGATCATTGGTGTGTCTGGTGATATTGTCCCAGCTCAACTTTAGTTTATCATTTAAAGATTTTCAATTCCGGCGCCTGGACATGTTGTCTGAGCTACGATCGTCCAATCCGGAAAAAAAGGAGCTTACTGCTGGTAAAAACAGCAGTAAGCTTTCTCATTCGGATACGGCTGCCGCTGCTACAGGTAATACTCCTGCCAGCACTGTCGTCAATCCTGATGTGTCATACGACTTCATGGCGTATAAAGGCATCCTCAATTACCCTACCCCCGGAGAGGGAAGTGTTGACAACGCTGGTATAAGCCGTTTCCTGACGGCCCTCAAAGAACTCAAAGCCGGTAAACGCAAAAAAGTCCGCATCGCCTACTTTGGTGACTCCATGATTGAAGGCGACCTCATCACCTCCGATTTGCGTGATAGTCTCCAGACCTTCTTCGGCGGTGCCGGTGTTGGTTTTGTTCCCATCACTTCCGTTGTGGCCAGTTACCGGACTACCATTACCCACACCTTTTCCGGCAACTGGAAAGATTATCACTATAAAAATTCGCCCCCTGCCAATATTTCACTCGGCCTTTCCGGCCATACCTTCTATCCTGGCGGCGACAGCTGGATAAAATACACACCTGTCAAAAAGCCACGCCTGGATAAGTTTGACGAAATATCTGTACTCTACGGCCCGTCAGAAGCCGGTACAATCAATATTAATGATAAAGCCTACACGCTTTCCGGCAATGCACCGGTTAACAGGCTGGACCTGCGCCAGGATACCGGCGCCCCTTCCCTGACCATCAAATACGGTGGCGGGCCTACCGTACCTTTTTATGGTGTTTGCTTTGAAACTGAAAGAGGCGTGTACGTAGACAACTTCTCTTTCCGTGGTATCAGCGGTGTAGAGCTAGGTCACCTGTCTGCCGATATGGTCCGTCGCATGCAACAGGAGCGTCCTTACGACCTCATCGTGCTGCATTACGGTGCCAACGTGCTCTTCCGCCCCGAACTGACGGATTATAGCTGGTATGAGCGCCCCATGAAAAAAGTAGTGGACTCCCTGCGCAGAGACCTGCCTGGTACTTCTTTCCTGATAGTAGGTACTGCAGACAAATCCTATAAAAAAGGTGACAGATATATCACCGCTCCCGGCGTAGAAGCGCTGCTGAAAGTACAACATGACCTCGCTTCAGAATATGGTACCGCTTACTGGAACCTCTACGCTGCCATGGGCGGCCAGGGATCTATGGTGAAATGGGTGGAAGGCGATACCGTACTGGCCAATAAAGACTATACACACCTTAACAGACAGGGTGCGTCCAAAGTGGGAGCGCTGCTGTATAAAGCTATTATGAATGACTACAGGCACGGAGAATAA
- a CDS encoding GDSL-type esterase/lipase family protein gives MTTGTENNLGRSMLTVLALLLTTFSTYAQNAGMIQQDTALFRAFDQLSKADSNVVSILHLGDSHVQAGYFSLATAALLQQQFGYAGRGFVFPYNLAGTNGPEDYRWNSPSRWTMERVIDRYKPPVLGPGAIAIQTQAAPALSFTGKQDAAMDNNFRKVQLLYDANTDSNNLVCPEAEVTVTGMPFPGSPTIRMATLNFPQSSQSFQVRWENTGNLPFRFYGAVFQNGHNGVLYHSVGINGAMYQHYNDLSNVLLAQMSVFQPRLVIISLGTNEAYGKFDPLLFRNEIDKTVQLIRQQMPAACILLTTPPDCMRAVRKTTRKKIGKKKYRTIHSIAYYPNPYISMATQQIVGYARQHGVACWNFNAVNRDEKDRFAGGWASDHIHFNPRGYQLQGQLLYEALKQSYNQYLQVKKKNQVNTDDRH, from the coding sequence ATGACTACAGGCACGGAGAATAACCTCGGAAGAAGTATGCTGACAGTGCTGGCACTGTTGCTCACCACCTTTTCAACCTATGCGCAAAATGCAGGCATGATCCAGCAGGATACTGCCTTGTTCCGTGCATTCGACCAGCTGTCCAAAGCAGACAGTAATGTGGTGTCCATACTTCACCTGGGCGATTCCCATGTACAGGCAGGCTATTTCTCTCTGGCCACAGCAGCCCTGCTGCAACAGCAGTTTGGCTATGCCGGCAGAGGTTTCGTTTTCCCGTACAACCTGGCCGGTACCAACGGTCCCGAAGACTATCGCTGGAACAGTCCATCCCGCTGGACCATGGAAAGGGTAATAGACCGCTACAAACCACCTGTACTGGGTCCCGGCGCCATCGCCATACAAACACAGGCCGCTCCGGCTCTGTCGTTTACCGGTAAACAGGACGCTGCCATGGACAACAACTTCCGCAAAGTGCAGCTGCTTTATGATGCCAATACCGACAGCAATAACCTCGTATGTCCTGAAGCTGAGGTAACGGTAACGGGTATGCCATTTCCCGGCTCCCCGACCATCAGAATGGCTACACTTAACTTCCCTCAGTCTTCCCAGTCCTTCCAGGTACGCTGGGAAAATACAGGCAACCTTCCTTTCCGCTTTTACGGCGCCGTATTCCAGAATGGACATAACGGTGTTTTATATCATAGTGTAGGCATCAACGGTGCCATGTACCAGCATTACAACGACCTTAGTAATGTGCTGCTGGCGCAAATGTCGGTATTCCAGCCCCGGCTGGTCATCATCTCCCTGGGTACCAACGAAGCCTATGGTAAGTTTGACCCCTTGCTGTTCAGAAATGAAATCGACAAAACAGTACAACTGATTCGCCAACAGATGCCTGCCGCCTGCATCCTGCTCACCACCCCGCCAGACTGTATGCGGGCTGTGAGAAAAACCACCAGGAAAAAAATAGGCAAGAAAAAATACCGCACTATTCATTCCATCGCCTATTATCCCAATCCGTATATATCCATGGCAACACAACAGATTGTAGGATATGCCCGGCAACATGGGGTGGCCTGCTGGAATTTTAACGCTGTAAACAGAGACGAGAAAGACCGCTTTGCAGGAGGATGGGCGTCAGACCATATTCATTTTAATCCAAGAGGATATCAGTTACAGGGACAGCTTCTGTATGAGGCACTGAAACAATCCTATAATCAATATTTACAGGTAAAAAAGAAAAACCAAGTCAACACGGATGATCGACATTAA
- a CDS encoding MBOAT family O-acyltransferase gives MIDINKLYSLLLYNPSDPVLFNSAFFFYFFALFLMCYLAVSRSQAGRVWVYTVFSLYFFYKACGFYVGLVVLSAIVDFNLSRWIYFTTSLRVKKSLLIFSILLNIGLLFYFKYTDFFIGIVNDVTSGHISPLHLLLPIGISFYTFENLSYTIDVYRGEIKPVNRFMDYLFFLSFFPKLMMGPIVRAADFIPQIYEPYRLNGEDIGKGMALIVGGLFKKIVISDFIYQNFVQYIFDDPSKHTGLECLLGVYGYALVIYCDFSGYSDMAIGIARWTGFKIPANFDSPYQSASITEFWRRWHISLSSWLRDYLYIPLGGNRKGKVRQYINLALTMLIGGFWHGASWNFIFWGGLHGAALAIDKVRIDSQKKRKVTIAGWQKIGGILLTFHFVCFCWIFFKAATFHDAWALIHQIVYDFQPGIFLQLYDGYAAVFWVMILGFVLHFLPAKAEMRMANVLGRLPLAGSVAVMVIFIWLLVQVKSTQPMIPIYFQF, from the coding sequence ATGATCGACATTAATAAGCTGTATTCCCTGCTGTTGTACAACCCATCAGATCCGGTACTGTTCAACAGTGCCTTCTTCTTTTATTTCTTCGCTCTCTTCCTGATGTGTTATCTGGCTGTCAGCCGTAGCCAGGCAGGCAGGGTATGGGTGTACACTGTTTTTTCACTTTATTTCTTTTATAAGGCCTGCGGCTTTTATGTAGGTCTGGTGGTGCTTTCGGCCATTGTTGACTTTAATCTGTCGCGCTGGATATACTTTACCACCAGTCTACGCGTCAAAAAATCGTTGCTGATATTCAGTATTCTCCTGAATATCGGGCTGCTGTTCTATTTTAAGTACACCGACTTCTTTATCGGTATCGTCAACGATGTTACCAGCGGACATATCAGTCCGTTGCACCTGTTGCTGCCTATCGGTATCTCTTTTTATACTTTTGAAAACCTCAGCTATACCATCGATGTGTACCGGGGTGAAATAAAACCGGTGAACCGTTTCATGGATTACCTGTTTTTCCTGTCTTTCTTCCCTAAGCTGATGATGGGGCCTATCGTAAGGGCGGCGGACTTTATTCCGCAGATCTATGAGCCCTACAGGCTCAATGGTGAAGATATCGGTAAAGGAATGGCGCTCATCGTTGGGGGCTTGTTTAAAAAGATTGTTATCTCCGACTTTATCTATCAGAACTTCGTACAGTATATTTTTGATGACCCCAGCAAACATACCGGCCTGGAATGCCTGTTGGGCGTTTATGGGTACGCGTTAGTGATCTATTGCGACTTCTCCGGTTACTCTGATATGGCCATCGGTATTGCCCGTTGGACAGGCTTCAAGATTCCGGCCAACTTCGATTCTCCTTACCAGAGTGCTTCTATCACAGAATTCTGGCGCCGCTGGCATATCTCTTTGTCCAGCTGGTTGCGCGACTATCTGTATATCCCGCTGGGCGGTAACCGTAAAGGCAAGGTGCGGCAGTATATCAATCTGGCACTGACTATGCTGATCGGTGGTTTCTGGCATGGTGCCAGCTGGAACTTTATTTTCTGGGGAGGCTTGCATGGTGCGGCACTGGCAATAGATAAAGTGAGGATAGACAGCCAGAAAAAACGTAAGGTTACTATCGCCGGTTGGCAGAAAATTGGTGGTATCCTGCTGACATTCCATTTTGTATGTTTCTGCTGGATCTTCTTTAAGGCAGCTACTTTCCATGATGCATGGGCGCTCATTCATCAGATAGTATACGACTTCCAGCCGGGTATCTTCCTGCAGCTATACGATGGTTATGCCGCCGTATTCTGGGTAATGATACTGGGTTTTGTGCTGCATTTCCTGCCTGCCAAAGCAGAGATGCGGATGGCGAATGTGCTGGGCCGGCTGCCGCTGGCTGGCAGCGTTGCTGTGATGGTGATCTTCATCTGGCTGCTGGTGCAGGTAAAAAGTACCCAGCCTATGATCCCGATCTATTTCCAGTTCTGA